The segment TACTCGTGGGGTCCCAAATGTCAACTACATCTGAAGAAGGCGAGTGGGTAACACGAGGCTTTATGGCGTTAAAAGCATCCAAACGGAATCCAGAAGCTAAAGGTGAACCAGGTTGCAGATAAAGTTCCAGGAGTAAGTCATTAGCCATCGGTCTCTCAGCCTCCAGTGGTATCTAAAAGACCAAAAACAAAGATTAGTGATAACAATGAAAATGCCATTGAGAAAAATGAGAGAATCATCAACTCTGCAAGGTACTAACCAGGAATCTATTCAAACGTAGGGGTCTGTCCAGCCAGTTTCTTACGCTCATGCTGTCAACACTTTGTAACGACGCAAGTGCTTTGTCCCTCCTGCTGTTTCCGCTGACAAGGATGCGTTTTGCATGAAGACATGGTTCACTCTCAATGGTAGCTCCAAAAGAGGCACGGCGAGGGATTGGTGGAGCAAAAGGGTTCTCATCCAAAGACAAGAGATTAACGTTTCTGTCCAAACTAACTGAGCTGGATCCAAGCCGCGGAAGACGCAGTGTTACCCATATAATGCGGCAACGGATAGGATTCTTGAAAGCAAATTTTATATGCCTAGGTGCTCTACCCTCTCTACCAGGCTTTTCTGGACCGTAAAGCTCAGGCGAAGATTTAACAAAGGACTGTACATCCCACTTTCCCATCAATGTCCGTGCTTCCTTATTTATGTCGTTGCTCACCCAAATTTGGACCTGCAAAAATGAGTGAAGTCATGCCATTATTTTGGCAGTATTGTCACTTAAGCAACGGCATATGGTGCCAATTGAAGATAGAAAAGTCAACTTACGGTAGGAGCATCAGCATCAGAGTAACCACATGGACTAACGAGCAGAATCACACTGTTGACATCTGAAAGGGTATTGAGAATGATGACAGCTTCAACAGAGCTTGAAGACGGAGGAGCTTTCCAGTAGGAATTACTTGAGTCAAGATTCAGTGGGGTGAGCAGTGACAAAAATGGTGCTGAATCAGTCCCAGTTTCGACCTACATTTCATTATGAAAACAGCCAAAAGGGAGAAAGTATGAACAAACCAAAACAGAGGGACCAAATGATATACACTGAAACATCTAAAATATTCAACACCATGCATAATAAGAACAAAGGAAATAAGTTTAGCCATAGGTCTTATGTAAGAAGGCAATTAATTACCTTGTGTAAGAAGCTTGCATATGGGAACTCAGCAAGTGACTCCTCTTGACCAAGAATCTGACGAAGTAAATTGAAGTTTTCTGGTTTAGGAGAAGGTTGACCTCTAACAGAAAGATGATTCGTAAGGTTAGATCCAAATACTTCATTTAGAGCTTCTCGACCAGCATCATCAACACGGCTACTTCTTCGCAAGCTGACCAAGACCCTAACATAATCTACAATCAAGGCTTCGAGTACTATCGTGTTGCAGCAATTTTTACACATGTACTGATCTGAGCCAATTGAAGTAGCAGAGACATCTGCAAGACTTCCACCTCCATTCGCGTTGTCCCTGGAGTAAGATTTAGAAAGCAGAACCGCTCCTCTTCCGGCACAACAAGACTTGCAAGCTTTCTTCCTACACTGGAGACACAAGAACAATGAGCCTGAATCTCCTCCCAAACTCTTGGTAGAAGATGCAACTGAATTTTGATTGATCTCGGCTCTCACTTGACACATTCCACCATTACATCCCTCACCAATTCCAGTAATATTCCAGAAGTCTATCACATTATTTTCCAGGTTTTCTAAACCAATAGAAGCTATAATTTTATCTTCAAGAGAAGCCTGGCCTAGAACTGCAAGTGCATTTGATATTCTGCATAATCTTCCAATATATAACTCTTCGTGTGAAGAGTTTGGATTAATGGTAGCAGGATCAATTCCAACTGATAACAGTGCCCTATCTCTTTCTGCTGCAGATATGTTTAGACGTAGCCGTTCAATTTCAAGCTTCATAGCTTCTATAAACTCAAGCTTCCTTCCCTGTATTATATTAGACATGCAGGAATTAAGTTTACCCTTAAAAATGACAATTTAAGTAGACAGATAACATCTAAGAAGAATCGCTAAACCAAGAAAGGAATCATAAGATCAAAACTAGTATGTGACAAGAACTATTGCATCTCTAGATACCATTTTTTTCTCTCCAAGTTAAGTTAATAAGGATAAAGTAACATACCATGTTTGGACCCATCACGGACTTCAGACAATTTAAGTACAGATGAGAACCACTTTCTCTAGGACTTTTATCTTGTGAAGAAGACATGGCGGGAACGGTTTCGGAGCCACTATATTGAACAACTGCTTGGTCTAAGAAATCAAGCATGTCATTTCCTCCACTTGCAACACATTCCACCGCTGGTTGTGGGAAGGGGTCCGAAGCAGAGACCTCTCCTGTCAAAAGGTCAAGCAGATTACTAGGAAACGGATCATTCTGTTGTACTGGTGTGGACACAGTTTCAGTCCGTAAAGATTTTGCAGCGAACGGATTCGAGTCAGAACAAGATGAAAAAGGAACTTcatcttcttttgttttccCTGCAATCTCAGCTAATCTTCCTCCGGTACGTTCACTAGTGAACATTCCTTTCCATGGAAGAGAAATTCCAAGGACTTCTATCTGTAGCACAAACACAATGCagaaaaagttttgttttgaactgtttatctttttttgttttcatgttggctaatcataaacccaaactaGTTCAGAGCATGATGAAACTATAAGATAAATCAGTAATTTTATCCTGGAAAGTAGTTATTACCTGACCAAGAGTCATCGGGATTTTAAGAGAACCAGCTGGATAAAATGTAACAGAAACTACACGGGTCAAGAAATCCAGTTGTCCTTCTAGTTCTTCAAAATCATACAGCAGTGAAAGACTTGACGTATCTTTTTCATAGAGACGTGCACCAGCTCCAGTAATAGCCATATCCTCAGAACTACTTGGCCCTGGTAAGGGTATCAGAAGATTTGTACCATTCGCACATCGCGGTATCGAAGCACCCTgtcaaagaaaataattaaaggCAATCGTCATCCAGTTGAACTAATATCTCCTCCAAACAGTAAAAGAGAAGGGAGAAGACCTAAAAGAGAGTCAACCTCAACAACTAATTTAAGGTTCTCTATGTGGCGTCCAGTTCTGACGTCCACAGTGGATGGACATGTCAAATCATCCGCACCGTGTGATATTGTCAGTAGAAGTTGGCATACATGGCAAGGCTCACTGAGGTAGATAAATAACTCAACAGCATCTGCAGCTTGTGGACATAACTGCAAAGTATATAAAAAGCAGGGGAACTTTTAGCTCAAGCTTTCCAGCAATGAGAAGTAAGA is part of the Raphanus sativus cultivar WK10039 chromosome 5, ASM80110v3, whole genome shotgun sequence genome and harbors:
- the LOC108861880 gene encoding probable phosphoinositide phosphatase SAC9 isoform X2 — protein: MDMHPPVSGQKTSIVVVTLDSGEVYIISSLFSRPDTQVIYIDPTTGVLRYIGKPGLDSFKSEREAVDYITNGSRGVTRSSVYARAILGYAVLGSFGMLLVATKLNPSVPELPGGGCVYTVGESQWVKVPLHNPQPQGKGEVKNIQELTELDIDGKHYFCDTRDITRPFPSRMPVGSPDEEFVWNRWLSLPFKNIGLAEHCVILLQGFAEYRPFGSSGQLEGIVALMARRSRLHPGTRYLARGINSCSGTGNEVECEQLVWTPKKHGQSVAFSSYIWRRGTIPIWWGAELKMTAAEAEIYVAAKDPYKGSTEYYQRLSKRYDTRNLDAPVGENQKKKAFVPIVCINLLRSGEGKSESILVQHFEESMNFIKSGGKLPYTRVHLINYDWHASVKLKGEQQTIEGLWMYLKSPTMAIGISEGDYLPSRQRLKDCRGEVICVDDVEGAFCLRSHQNGVIRFNCADSLDRTNAASFFGGLQVFVEQCRRLGISLDTDIGYGYNSGSSHGGYNAPLPPGWEKRADAVTGKSYYIDHNTKTTTWSHPCPDKPWKRLDMRFDEFKRSTILSPVSELADLFLQQGDIHATLYTGSKAMHSQVLNIFSEESGAFKQFSAAQKNMKITLQRRYKNAMVDSSRQKQLEMFLGMRLFKHLPSIPVQPLHVLSRPGGFFLKPVPSMSEGSNDGSSLLSIMKKDITWLCPQAADAVELFIYLSEPCHVCQLLLTISHGADDLTCPSTVDVRTGRHIENLKLVVEGASIPRCANGTNLLIPLPGPSSSEDMAITGAGARLYEKDTSSLSLLYDFEELEGQLDFLTRVVSVTFYPAGSLKIPMTLGQIEVLGISLPWKGMFTSERTGGRLAEIAGKTKEDEVPFSSCSDSNPFAAKSLRTETVSTPVQQNDPFPSNLLDLLTGEVSASDPFPQPAVECVASGGNDMLDFLDQAVVQYSGSETVPAMSSSQDKSPRESGSHLYLNCLKSVMGPNMGRKLEFIEAMKLEIERLRLNISAAERDRALLSVGIDPATINPNSSHEELYIGRLCRISNALAVLGQASLEDKIIASIGLENLENNVIDFWNITGIGEGCNGGMCQVRAEINQNSVASSTKSLGGDSGSLFLCLQCRKKACKSCCAGRGAVLLSKSYSRDNANGGGSLADVSATSIGSDQYMCKNCCNTIVLEALIVDYVRVLVSLRRSSRVDDAGREALNEVFGSNLTNHLSVRGQPSPKPENFNLLRQILGQEESLAEFPYASFLHKVETGTDSAPFLSLLTPLNLDSSNSYWKAPPSSSSVEAVIILNTLSDVNSVILLVSPCGYSDADAPTVQIWVSNDINKEARTLMGKWDVQSFVKSSPELYGPEKPGREGRAPRHIKFAFKNPIRCRIIWVTLRLPRLGSSSVSLDRNVNLLSLDENPFAPPIPRRASFGATIESEPCLHAKRILVSGNSRRDKALASLQSVDSMSVRNWLDRPLRLNRFLIPLEAERPMANDLLLELYLQPGSPLASGFRLDAFNAIKPRVTHSPSSDVVDIWDPTSIIMEDRHVSPAVLYIQVSVLQEQYKMVTIAEYRLPEARVGTPMYFDFPKQVQARRVSFKLLGDVAAFVDDPAETDDLSGRASPFAAGLSLANRIKLYYYADPYEVGKWASLSAV
- the LOC108861880 gene encoding probable phosphoinositide phosphatase SAC9 isoform X1, yielding MDMHPPVVSGQKTSIVVVTLDSGEVYIISSLFSRPDTQVIYIDPTTGVLRYIGKPGLDSFKSEREAVDYITNGSRGVTRSSVYARAILGYAVLGSFGMLLVATKLNPSVPELPGGGCVYTVGESQWVKVPLHNPQPQGKGEVKNIQELTELDIDGKHYFCDTRDITRPFPSRMPVGSPDEEFVWNRWLSLPFKNIGLAEHCVILLQGFAEYRPFGSSGQLEGIVALMARRSRLHPGTRYLARGINSCSGTGNEVECEQLVWTPKKHGQSVAFSSYIWRRGTIPIWWGAELKMTAAEAEIYVAAKDPYKGSTEYYQRLSKRYDTRNLDAPVGENQKKKAFVPIVCINLLRSGEGKSESILVQHFEESMNFIKSGGKLPYTRVHLINYDWHASVKLKGEQQTIEGLWMYLKSPTMAIGISEGDYLPSRQRLKDCRGEVICVDDVEGAFCLRSHQNGVIRFNCADSLDRTNAASFFGGLQVFVEQCRRLGISLDTDIGYGYNSGSSHGGYNAPLPPGWEKRADAVTGKSYYIDHNTKTTTWSHPCPDKPWKRLDMRFDEFKRSTILSPVSELADLFLQQGDIHATLYTGSKAMHSQVLNIFSEESGAFKQFSAAQKNMKITLQRRYKNAMVDSSRQKQLEMFLGMRLFKHLPSIPVQPLHVLSRPGGFFLKPVPSMSEGSNDGSSLLSIMKKDITWLCPQAADAVELFIYLSEPCHVCQLLLTISHGADDLTCPSTVDVRTGRHIENLKLVVEGASIPRCANGTNLLIPLPGPSSSEDMAITGAGARLYEKDTSSLSLLYDFEELEGQLDFLTRVVSVTFYPAGSLKIPMTLGQIEVLGISLPWKGMFTSERTGGRLAEIAGKTKEDEVPFSSCSDSNPFAAKSLRTETVSTPVQQNDPFPSNLLDLLTGEVSASDPFPQPAVECVASGGNDMLDFLDQAVVQYSGSETVPAMSSSQDKSPRESGSHLYLNCLKSVMGPNMGRKLEFIEAMKLEIERLRLNISAAERDRALLSVGIDPATINPNSSHEELYIGRLCRISNALAVLGQASLEDKIIASIGLENLENNVIDFWNITGIGEGCNGGMCQVRAEINQNSVASSTKSLGGDSGSLFLCLQCRKKACKSCCAGRGAVLLSKSYSRDNANGGGSLADVSATSIGSDQYMCKNCCNTIVLEALIVDYVRVLVSLRRSSRVDDAGREALNEVFGSNLTNHLSVRGQPSPKPENFNLLRQILGQEESLAEFPYASFLHKVETGTDSAPFLSLLTPLNLDSSNSYWKAPPSSSSVEAVIILNTLSDVNSVILLVSPCGYSDADAPTVQIWVSNDINKEARTLMGKWDVQSFVKSSPELYGPEKPGREGRAPRHIKFAFKNPIRCRIIWVTLRLPRLGSSSVSLDRNVNLLSLDENPFAPPIPRRASFGATIESEPCLHAKRILVSGNSRRDKALASLQSVDSMSVRNWLDRPLRLNRFLIPLEAERPMANDLLLELYLQPGSPLASGFRLDAFNAIKPRVTHSPSSDVVDIWDPTSIIMEDRHVSPAVLYIQVSVLQEQYKMVTIAEYRLPEARVGTPMYFDFPKQVQARRVSFKLLGDVAAFVDDPAETDDLSGRASPFAAGLSLANRIKLYYYADPYEVGKWASLSAV
- the LOC108861880 gene encoding probable phosphoinositide phosphatase SAC9 isoform X3, whose product is MFWHSAGNEVECEQLVWTPKKHGQSVAFSSYIWRRGTIPIWWGAELKMTAAEAEIYVAAKDPYKGSTEYYQRLSKRYDTRNLDAPVGENQKKKAFVPIVCINLLRSGEGKSESILVQHFEESMNFIKSGGKLPYTRVHLINYDWHASVKLKGEQQTIEGLWMYLKSPTMAIGISEGDYLPSRQRLKDCRGEVICVDDVEGAFCLRSHQNGVIRFNCADSLDRTNAASFFGGLQVFVEQCRRLGISLDTDIGYGYNSGSSHGGYNAPLPPGWEKRADAVTGKSYYIDHNTKTTTWSHPCPDKPWKRLDMRFDEFKRSTILSPVSELADLFLQQGDIHATLYTGSKAMHSQVLNIFSEESGAFKQFSAAQKNMKITLQRRYKNAMVDSSRQKQLEMFLGMRLFKHLPSIPVQPLHVLSRPGGFFLKPVPSMSEGSNDGSSLLSIMKKDITWLCPQAADAVELFIYLSEPCHVCQLLLTISHGADDLTCPSTVDVRTGRHIENLKLVVEGASIPRCANGTNLLIPLPGPSSSEDMAITGAGARLYEKDTSSLSLLYDFEELEGQLDFLTRVVSVTFYPAGSLKIPMTLGQIEVLGISLPWKGMFTSERTGGRLAEIAGKTKEDEVPFSSCSDSNPFAAKSLRTETVSTPVQQNDPFPSNLLDLLTGEVSASDPFPQPAVECVASGGNDMLDFLDQAVVQYSGSETVPAMSSSQDKSPRESGSHLYLNCLKSVMGPNMGRKLEFIEAMKLEIERLRLNISAAERDRALLSVGIDPATINPNSSHEELYIGRLCRISNALAVLGQASLEDKIIASIGLENLENNVIDFWNITGIGEGCNGGMCQVRAEINQNSVASSTKSLGGDSGSLFLCLQCRKKACKSCCAGRGAVLLSKSYSRDNANGGGSLADVSATSIGSDQYMCKNCCNTIVLEALIVDYVRVLVSLRRSSRVDDAGREALNEVFGSNLTNHLSVRGQPSPKPENFNLLRQILGQEESLAEFPYASFLHKVETGTDSAPFLSLLTPLNLDSSNSYWKAPPSSSSVEAVIILNTLSDVNSVILLVSPCGYSDADAPTVQIWVSNDINKEARTLMGKWDVQSFVKSSPELYGPEKPGREGRAPRHIKFAFKNPIRCRIIWVTLRLPRLGSSSVSLDRNVNLLSLDENPFAPPIPRRASFGATIESEPCLHAKRILVSGNSRRDKALASLQSVDSMSVRNWLDRPLRLNRFLIPLEAERPMANDLLLELYLQPGSPLASGFRLDAFNAIKPRVTHSPSSDVVDIWDPTSIIMEDRHVSPAVLYIQVSVLQEQYKMVTIAEYRLPEARVGTPMYFDFPKQVQARRVSFKLLGDVAAFVDDPAETDDLSGRASPFAAGLSLANRIKLYYYADPYEVGKWASLSAV